From Carassius auratus strain Wakin chromosome 22, ASM336829v1, whole genome shotgun sequence, a single genomic window includes:
- the nfu1 gene encoding NFU1 iron-sulfur cluster scaffold homolog, mitochondrial, with translation MCVQWTCSMQDVTSHSLHALTNMAAHRSVGVGRSLSVLLTRSYPVCSYHGTGLTRPPLHSVNRRPIPQQTAAVFIRNMFIQTQDTPNPHSLKFLPGRVVLESGTMDFPGPRDAYCSPLARQLFRIDGVKSVFFGPDFITITKADGQTEWKVIKPDVFATIMDFFTSGLPVVNEADAPRADTAPSEDDDEVVAMIKELLDTRIRPTVQEDGGDVLYRGFEDGIVKLKLQGSCTSCPSSIITLKSGIQNMLQFYVPEVEGVEQVKEEDVDVEKEVQ, from the exons ATGTGTGTGCAATGGACATGCTCAATGCAG GATGTGACGTCACACAGTCTTCATGCCCTCACAAACATGGCCGCGCACAGGAGCGTCGGTGTTGGAAGGAGTTTATCTGTACTTTTAACGAGATC GTATCCTGTATGCAGTTATCATGGGACAGGGCTCACCAGGCCACCCCTTCACAGCGTGAACAGACGTCCCATTCCACAACAAACAGCCGCTGTGTTTA TCAGAAACATGTTTATTCAGACCCAAGACACTCCAAACCCACACAGCCTGAAGTTTCTTCCTGGTCGCGTGGTGCTGGAATCAGGGACTATGGACTTCCCTGGACCGAGAGATGCTTACTGTTCACCCCTGGCAAG GCAGTTGTTCAGAATAGATGGAGTCAAGAGTGTCTTCTTCGGCCCTGACTTCATAACCATTACTAAG GCTGATGGTCAGACAGAGTGGAAAGTGATCAAACCGGACGTCTTCGCCACCATCATGGACTTCTTCACCTCCGGACTTCCTGTTGTCAATGAGGCAGATGCTCCACGTGCCGATACGG CTCCTTCTGAGGATGACGATGAGGTGGTGGCCATGAttaaagagctgctggacacaCGCATAAG GCCCACGGTGCAGGAGGATGGAGGTGACGTGTTGTACCGGGGGTTCGAGGATGGCATTGTAAAGCTGAAGCTGCAGGGTTCCTGCACCAGCTGTCCCAGCTCCATCATCACGCTGAAGAGCGGCATCCAGAACATGCTGCAGTTCTACGTTCCCGAGGTGGAAGGAGTTGAGCAG GTGAAGGAAGAGGATGTGGATGTCGAAAAGGAAGTCCAGTGA
- the sypb gene encoding synaptophysin b, translated as MDVVNQLVATGQFTVFKQPLGFIKVLQWFFAIFAFSTCGGYSGELRLSVECKNRSESDLNIEIEFSYPFRLHQVWFDAPTCKGLEPERLFLVGDNSSSAEFFVTIGVFSFLYSMAAISVYIFLLEKYREGNRGAQADFVVTAIFTFMWLVSSAAWAKGLSDVKSATDPDEIIDLIPACDHEENRCKEIHEPVVSGLNTSVAFGFCNMVLWAGNLWFVLKETGWLAAFAGTYMPSGQKQPAPDTSGQGYGQEGYGQDPYASTQSGYQPDYSQQGGGYEGGGYNQYGQGEPTSFSNEM; from the exons ATGGATGTTGTCAACCAG ctGGTCGCCACCGGGCAGTTCACAGTCTTCAAACAGCCATTAGGATTTATCAAAGTCTTACAATGG TTCTTTGCCATCTTCGCGTTCTCCACCTGTGGCGGTTACTCTGGAGAGTTACGTCTGAGCGTGGAGTGTAAGAACCGCTCAGAGAGTGACCTGAACATTGAGATTGAGTTCAGCTACCCGTTCAG ACTGCACCAGGTATGGTTTGATGCTCCTACGTGTAAAGGGCTGGAGCCTGAACGCCTGTTTCTGGTGGGAGACAACTCTTCCTCTGCGGAGTTCTTTGTCACCATTGGTGTCTTTTCCTTCCTTTATTCAATGGCAGCCATTTCTGTGTACATCTTCCTCCTGGAGAAATACCGTGAGGGAAACAGAGGAGCTCAGGCT GATTTTGTGGTGACAGCTATTTTCACCTTTATGTGGTTGGTGAGTTCAGCGGCGTGGGCCAAGGGTCTCTCAGATGTGAAGAGTGCCACTGACCCTGATGAGATCATCGACCTCATCCCTGCATGTGACCACGAGGAAAACCGCTGCAAAGAAATCCACGAGCCCGTGGTGTCCGGCCTGAACACATCCGTG GCGTTTGGCTTCTGTAATATGGTGCTGTGGGCAGGAAACCTGTGGTTTGTCTTAAAGGAAACCGGCTGGCTTGCAGCCTTTGCCGGCACTTACATGCCCTCAGGACAGAAGCAGCCAGCTCCAGACACCTCAGGCCAAG gcTATGGACAAGAGGGTTATGGCCAGGACCCTTACGCCAGCACTCAGAGCGGGTACCAGCCCGACTACAGCCAGCAGGGCGGTGGATACGAAGGCGGAGGCTACAACCAGTATGGTCAGGGGGAGCCCACCTCCTTCTCCAATGAGATGTGA